The Anas acuta chromosome 2, bAnaAcu1.1, whole genome shotgun sequence genome contains a region encoding:
- the LOC137851619 gene encoding tRNA selenocysteine 1-associated protein 1-like isoform X1, which yields MGPQASFKGKDLLGKKRECLQAYSWWRTPQKKRKKRNKINPGRIEFVSSSSSARPDYSIFVGELTPEVDDFQLYDYFLKRYPSCIDCKIATDLLGYSRRHAYVRFGEQGDQMRALQDCQNAPGLGGK from the exons ATGGGACCCCAGGCTTCTTTCAAGGGCAAG GACTTGCTTGGGAAAAAACGAGAATGCCTCCAGGCCTACAGCTGGTGGAGAACACCACAGAAAAAAcgaaagaaaaggaacaaaataaaccCAGGAAGAATAGAGTTTGTTAGTAGTAGTAGTTCAGCCAG accAGATTATTCAATATTTGTTGGGGAGCTTACTCCAGAAGTGGATGATTTCCAGCTCTATGACTATTTCCTAAAGAGGTATCCCTCATGTATTGACTGCAAAATAGCAACAGACCTGCTGGGATATTCCAG AAGGCATGCCTATGTCAGATTTGGTGAGCAAGGTGATCAGATGAGGGCACTGCAAGACTGCCAGAATGCACCAGGTCTGGGGGGAAAATGA
- the LOC137851619 gene encoding tRNA selenocysteine 1-associated protein 1-like isoform X2 yields the protein MANQDLLGKKRECLQAYSWWRTPQKKRKKRNKINPGRIEFVSSSSSARPDYSIFVGELTPEVDDFQLYDYFLKRYPSCIDCKIATDLLGYSRRHAYVRFGEQGDQMRALQDCQNAPGLGGK from the exons ATGGCAAACCAG GACTTGCTTGGGAAAAAACGAGAATGCCTCCAGGCCTACAGCTGGTGGAGAACACCACAGAAAAAAcgaaagaaaaggaacaaaataaaccCAGGAAGAATAGAGTTTGTTAGTAGTAGTAGTTCAGCCAG accAGATTATTCAATATTTGTTGGGGAGCTTACTCCAGAAGTGGATGATTTCCAGCTCTATGACTATTTCCTAAAGAGGTATCCCTCATGTATTGACTGCAAAATAGCAACAGACCTGCTGGGATATTCCAG AAGGCATGCCTATGTCAGATTTGGTGAGCAAGGTGATCAGATGAGGGCACTGCAAGACTGCCAGAATGCACCAGGTCTGGGGGGAAAATGA